From the genome of Sphingobacterium kitahiroshimense, one region includes:
- a CDS encoding PQQ-dependent sugar dehydrogenase: protein MKSKLATILISSFALYSCSNGTTGAETNNNTVDSIYPAVETNAANTKYKPAFEGQTRIAGVKTTTPFEGVVLNTTLKSPWGIASLPDGRLLITEKEGTFRIATADGKVSEPITGLPKVDTDGQGGLLGLTIDPNFETNRMIYFVFSEPSAEGNLTAVGKGKLAADEKTVENVAVIYRATPKYKGKLHYGGRILFDKSGNLIVSTGERSDLATRPQAQDLKSGLGKIVRITTDGAPAAGNPFAGKADVRPEIYSYGHRNVQGLALHPETGDLWETEFGPRGGDELNRIEPGKNYGWPIITYGLEYSGEKIGEPIQQKEGLEQPVYYWDPVLSPSGITFYTGDAIPEWKNNLFISGLSSTHIARLVIKDNKVVGEERLLAKEGQRFRDITQGKDGALYAITDLGRLYKIDKKK from the coding sequence ATGAAAAGTAAATTAGCCACAATCCTGATTAGTTCTTTCGCATTATATTCTTGTTCTAACGGTACTACAGGTGCTGAAACGAACAATAATACAGTAGATAGTATATATCCTGCTGTAGAAACGAATGCGGCAAATACAAAATATAAACCTGCCTTTGAAGGCCAGACCCGTATCGCCGGTGTAAAAACCACTACACCATTTGAAGGAGTTGTACTCAATACAACATTGAAGTCTCCTTGGGGAATTGCGTCTTTGCCGGACGGACGTTTACTCATTACCGAAAAAGAAGGAACCTTTAGAATAGCAACTGCTGACGGTAAAGTTTCTGAACCGATAACAGGTCTACCTAAAGTGGATACAGATGGTCAAGGTGGTTTATTGGGACTAACGATAGATCCTAATTTTGAAACAAACCGAATGATCTATTTTGTTTTTTCTGAGCCAAGTGCTGAAGGAAACCTAACAGCCGTCGGTAAAGGAAAATTAGCCGCAGATGAGAAGACAGTTGAAAATGTCGCAGTTATTTACCGCGCTACACCAAAGTACAAAGGTAAACTACATTATGGTGGGCGTATCCTATTTGATAAATCAGGCAATTTAATTGTAAGTACGGGTGAACGTTCAGATTTAGCCACCAGACCTCAGGCACAAGATCTAAAATCAGGATTAGGCAAGATTGTTAGAATAACAACAGATGGCGCTCCAGCAGCGGGTAATCCGTTTGCAGGGAAAGCAGATGTAAGACCAGAAATTTACAGTTATGGACATAGAAATGTTCAAGGATTGGCACTTCATCCTGAAACGGGCGATTTATGGGAGACAGAATTTGGTCCTCGCGGTGGAGATGAACTAAACCGTATCGAGCCTGGCAAAAACTACGGCTGGCCAATCATTACTTACGGTTTAGAATACAGTGGTGAAAAAATTGGAGAACCTATCCAACAAAAAGAAGGATTAGAGCAACCGGTTTATTACTGGGATCCCGTATTATCACCTAGCGGTATTACATTCTATACAGGAGATGCCATTCCTGAATGGAAAAACAATCTATTCATCAGTGGACTAAGCAGTACGCATATTGCCCGTCTAGTTATTAAAGATAATAAAGTCGTAGGCGAAGAAAGGTTATTAGCAAAAGAAGGACAACGCTTCAGAGATATCACACAAGGTAAAGATGGAGCGCTTTATGCCATTACAGATTTAGGACGTCTTTACAAAATTGACAAAAAGAAATAA
- a CDS encoding GNAT family N-acetyltransferase, which produces MVLIRAYELRDRDVVLNIMQENIPAYFAQDEKEDLKYYLDFEMQQFFVLEVDNRVVACSGITVELEEHRAVICWDMVLPAEQGKGYGKKLLEHRIAILKELKTIDRIIVRTSQRTYLFYQKNGFVLNQIVKDYWAKDFDLYSMELLS; this is translated from the coding sequence ATGGTTTTAATTAGGGCTTATGAGCTACGGGATCGGGATGTCGTACTCAATATTATGCAAGAAAATATTCCAGCTTACTTTGCTCAGGATGAAAAAGAGGATTTGAAGTATTATCTGGATTTCGAGATGCAGCAGTTTTTTGTTCTTGAAGTAGACAATAGAGTGGTGGCATGCAGTGGCATTACCGTTGAGCTGGAAGAGCATAGGGCTGTAATCTGTTGGGATATGGTCCTTCCTGCAGAACAGGGTAAGGGATATGGCAAAAAGTTGCTGGAACACCGTATAGCAATTTTAAAAGAGCTGAAAACGATCGACCGCATCATTGTCCGTACTTCGCAACGTACTTATCTATTTTATCAGAAAAATGGCTTTGTTTTAAACCAGATTGTAAAAGATTATTGGGCGAAAGATTTTGACTTATACAGTATGGAATTGCTCTCTTAA